A genomic region of Epinephelus moara isolate mb chromosome 23, YSFRI_EMoa_1.0, whole genome shotgun sequence contains the following coding sequences:
- the LOC126384756 gene encoding secretory phospholipase A2 receptor-like, with product MILTTTVRMAGVLFLVCAGSFHFIFASNHLRIFRLPETKDVRSVALQACNKMNESFVTLYDDEDAKFIDNLLMAEEPGESFWLGLRKDRNTTWSDGSPVNFSNSSVNVTDKEQMCEAIDNNTWTGSNCSDRKYFMCYKGNNYTLVKENRTWCQALQYCRKHFDDLVSIRNETENDDVIRKGESTSFWIGLLHDKWEWEDGGCSSYREWSVNLENPDPEECTVSAPDNPKLLKKYQCSNSAQSFCSKGNMRIRVVDKHQTWEEAFNYCKAEHSGPLQIEDAEDQQVVQKWLNNTYNASTDSLLWIGLRQSRVFGFWIWSDRTVSYSHWKNDTQPEVSGFDRCGAISGTDYMWRNADCSLQLPFLCEEEIVFMDKSRNHSYFP from the exons ATGATCCTGACCACAACTGTGAGGATGGCCGGTGTGTTGTTCCTGGTGTGTGCAG gaTCTTTTCACTTTATATTTGCATCCAATCATCTACGAATTTTCCGTCTTCCTGAAACAAAGGATGTACGGAGTGTTGCACTGCAAGCATGTAATAAGATGAATGAATCATTTGTCACTCTGTACGATGATGAGGACGCCAAATTCATAGATAATTTATTGATGGCAGAGGAGCCAGGAGAAAGTTTTTGGCTTGGTCTGCGTAAGGATCGAAATACCACCTGGTCAGACGGTTCCCCTGTAAACTTCAGTAACTCATCTGTGAATGTAACAGACAAAGAGCAGATGTGTGAAGCTATTGACAACAACACATGGACCGGCTCTAACTGTTCAGACAGAAAATATTTCATGTGCTACAAGG GTAATAATTACACCCTGGTAAAAGAAAATAGGACCTGGTGTCAGGCACTGCAGTACTGCAGAAAACACTTTGATGACTTGGTCAGCATCAGAAACGAAACAGAAAATGACGACGTGATAAGAAAGGGAGAGAGCACAAGCTTTTGGATCGGACTCCTGCACGATAAATGGGAGTGGGAGGACGGAGGCTGCTCCTCATACAGAGAATGGTCTGTAAACCTAGAAAATCCCGATCCAGAGGAATGCACAGTTTCAGCTCCAGATAATCCAAAATTATTGAAAAAATATCAATGTTCCAATTCAGCACAATCCTTCTGCTCTAAAG GTAACATGAGAATCAGAGTGGTTGATAAACATCAAACGTGGGAAGAGGCCTTTAACTACTGCAAGGCCGAACACTCAGGCCCGCTGCAGATTGAGGATGCCGAAGATCAGCAGGTTGTCCAAAAATGGCTAAATAACACTTACAATGCCAGCACCGATAGTCTGCTCTGGATTGGTCTGAGGCAGAGTCGTGTCTTTGGATTCTGGATTTGGAGTGACAGGACAGTGTCCTATAGCCACTGGAAGAATGACACACAGCCTGAGGTGTCCGGGTTTGACCGCTGTGGTGCCATCAGCGGGACAGACTACATGTGGAGGAATGCAGACTGTTCACTCCAGCTACCTTTTCTTTGTGAGGAGGAGATTGTATTCATGGATAAGTCACGTAACCACTCATATTTTCCATGA